In Ictalurus furcatus strain D&B chromosome 23, Billie_1.0, whole genome shotgun sequence, a single window of DNA contains:
- the plcxd2 gene encoding PI-PLC X domain-containing protein 2 codes for MKTRPTGDTSNADWMGSLCPSITAMPLKYLAVPGSHDSFSFWVDEQAPVGPDQKAFVKHLAFVFRLLAKKVMKKWSMTQNLTFREQLEVGIRYFDLRVSSKPGETDHEVYFIHGLFGLRVRDGLSDINAFLNTHRKEVIFLDFNHHYAMNDDHHRFLINMLKDVFGSKLCKINVVEDITLDYLWEKKNQVLVFYHHPSAKSCPLMWPGSKIPAPWANTTDTTKLIQFLETTLGERAKYGSFHVSQAILTPRIKTIIKGLVRGLRNYLVEKNLPVIMAWVETQKPGVDGVNIITSDFVELVDFANTVIRLNDLLLLPPNQAVT; via the exons ATGAAGACGAGGCCGACAGGTGACACCAGCAATGCGGACTGGATGGGTTCCCTGTGTCCTTCAATCACCGCCATGCCGCTTAAATACCTCGCCGTGCCTG GTTCTCACGACTCCTTTAGTTTCTGGGTGGACGAACAGGCTCCGGTCGGGCCTGATCAGAAGGCGTTCGTCAAGCACCTAGCATTCGTGTTCCGTCTGCTGGCcaaaaaagtgatgaagaaatGGTCCATGACTCAGAATCTGACCTTCAGGGAGCAGCTGGAAGTCGGCATTCGCTACTTTGACCTCCGAGTCTCGTCTAAACCTGGAGAAACAGACCACGAGGTCTACTTCATCCACGGCCTGTTTGGGCTCAGGGTGCGAGACGGACTCAGTGATATCAACGCCTTCCTGAACACTCATCGCAAAGAGGTCATCTTCCTGGACTTCAACCATCACTACGCCATGAATGACGATCACCATCGCTTTCTCATTAACATGCTCAAGGATGTTTTTGGATCGAAGCTGTGCAAGATCAACGTGGTGGAGGACATCACGCTGGACTACCTGTGGGAGAAAAAGAACCAG GTCCTGGTGTTTTATCACCACCCGTCCGCTAAGAGCTGCCCACTGATGTGGCCTGGCAGTAAAATCCCAGCGCCGTGGGCCAACACCACCGACACCACCAAACTCATCCAGTTCCTGGAGACCACGCTGGGCGAGAGGGCCAAATACGGCAGCTTCCACGTGTCCCAAGCCATCCTCACACCTCGCATCAAGACCATCATCAAAGGCCTTGTGCGGGGACTGCGCAACTACCTAGTCGAGAA GAACTTGCCGGTCATCATGGCGTGGGTGGAGACGCAGAAACCGGGTGTGGATGGTGTGAACATCATCACCTCAGACTTTGTGGAGCTGGTTGACTTTGCCAACACCGTCATCAGACTCAACGACCTTCTCCTCCTCCCACCGAACCAGGCAGTTACGTGA